In Chiloscyllium plagiosum isolate BGI_BamShark_2017 chromosome 26, ASM401019v2, whole genome shotgun sequence, one genomic interval encodes:
- the LOC122563075 gene encoding leucine-rich repeat neuronal protein 1-like, protein MLLKEYMFISLAAVTITEAIPWHVKCPDVCVCEVKPWFTPRSMYREAPTVDCNDFLMTQVPANLPEETQTLLLQSNRIAKITPGELEHLVNLTELDLSQNSFSRIEDFTLKNMLNLLVLHLEENQLTELSAGCFSGLTNLQELYLNHNQLITISPTAFSGLESLLRLHLNSNKLRTIGSEWFEPIPSLEILTIGENAVETIQNMNFKSLINLRSLVLSGMSLKEISDHAFEGLENLESISFYDNKLPKVPKMALRKVPDLKFLDLNKNPIQRIQQGDFTDMLHLKELGINNMEELISIDRFALDNLPELTKLEVTNNPKLSYIHPSAFRLVPQMETLMLNNNALSALYRKTIESLSKLQEISIHSNPIRCDCVIRWVNTNENHIRFIEPQSTFCMDPPEFKSQNLRDVPFREMTDRCLPLISTETFPSHLDTAVSDSLSLHCRAFAEPDPEIYWVTPSGDRLQADSTSDKYRVQPEGTLEMLNITINEAGLYTCVAHNLVGADTKSVTVRVSGFYPDDNESIQLYAQEVEAHHILLSWIITSNIIASNVTWSSTTSNSSLNSVFTARVPAGVHKYNLTHLEPFTEYALCVHVSYVQLHNKISCIRIRTKEANLATGTSEIRVQSLITLAVCVLFVATSVLSLCGLMSTGKRVQVKQRSLATCVQKNLPASMNGIYPPFLKHWEATNNLGKTIAVEVQSTPLGPSPASCCECN, encoded by the coding sequence ATGTTGCTGAAGGAATACATGTTTATCAGTTTGGCAGCTGTTACAATAACTGAAGCCATCCCTTGGCATGTCAAATGTCcagatgtgtgtgtttgtgaagtTAAGCCTTGGTTCACGCCAAGGTCTATGTACAGGGAAGCTCCAACAGTGGACTGCAATGATTTTTTAATGACTCAAGTTCCCGCAAACCTGCCCGAAGAAACACAGACGCTCTTACTGCAGAGTAACAGGATCGCAAAGATCACACCAGGAGAGCTGGAGCACCTGGTGAACCTGACAGAGCTGGATCTTTCCCAGAACAGTTTCTCCAGGATTGAAGACTTCACTTTGAAGAACATGTTGAATCTCCTGGTCCTCCACTTGGAAGAGAACCAGTTGACTGAACTGTCAGCAGGCTGTTTCTCTGGCCTCACTAACCTTCAAGAGCTGTACTTGAACCACAACCAACTCATCACCATATcccccacagccttctctggTCTTGAAAGTCTCCTTCGGCTCCACCTAAACTCTAACAAGCTGAGGACCATTGGGAGTGAATGGTTCGAGCCGATTCCCAGTCTGGAAATCCTCACGATTGGAGAGAATGCAGTCGAAACGATCCAGAACATGAACTTTAAGTCTCTCATCAATCTGAGAAGTCTCGTATTGAGTGGAATGAGCCTGAAGGAAATCTCAGACCATGCCTTCGAGGGTCTGGAGAATTTAGAAAGCATTTCTTTTTACGATAATAAATTGCCTAAGGTTCCAAAGATGGCCCTCCGGAAAGTTCCAGATCTTAAATTTTTGGATTTGAATAAGAATCCAATCCAAAGGATCCAGCAGGGGGATTTCACAGATATGCTACATCTCAAGGAGTTGGGCATTAACAATATGGAGGAGTTAATCTCCATCGACAGGTTTGCTCTGGACAACCTCCCAGAGTTGACCAAACTGGAGGTGACCAACAACCCGAAACTTTCCTACATTCACCCGAGTGCGTTTCGCCTCGTTCCTCAAATGGAAACCCTCATGCTGAACAATAATGCTCTGAGTGCCTTATACAGAAAGACCATTGAGTCCCTTTCCAAACTCCAAGAGATTAGCATTCACAGCAACCCCATCAGATGTGACTGTGTCATTCGCTGGGTGAACACCAACGAAAACCACATTCGCTTCATCGAGCCGCAGTCAACCTTTTGCATGGAccctccagagtttaaaagtcaAAACCTGAGAGATGTTCCATTCAGAGAGATGACCGACCGATGTCTTCCTCTCATTTCTACCGAAActttcccctcgcaccttgaCACCGCAGTCTCTgactcactttcccttcactgtCGGGCTTTTGCTGAGCCAGATCCTGAGATCTACTGGGTTACGCCGTCTGGTGATAGACTTCAGGCCGACAGCACATCAGACAAATACAGAGTGCAGCCCGAAGGCACTCTGGAGATGCTCAACATCACTATCAATGAGGCTGGGCTGTACACGTGTGTGGCCCACAATCTGGTTGGTGCAGACACGAAAAGTGTGACCGTCAGGGTGAGCGGATTCTATCCAGATGATAATGAGAGCATCCAGCTGTATGCACAAGAAGTGGAGGCACACCACATCTTGCTGTCATGGATTATCACCTCGAATATAATAGCATCAAACGTCACGTGGTCAAGTACAACGAGCAATAGCAGCTTGAATTCTGTCTTCACAGCTCGAGTTCCAGCAGGTGTTCACAAATATAACCTTACTCATCTGGAGCCATTCACTGAATATGCATTGTGTGTGCATGTATCATACGTCCAGCTCCACAATAAGATATCCTGCATCAGGATCAGGACCAAAGAAGCCAACTTAGCCACTGGCACCAGCGAGATAAGAGTACAGTCCCTAAtcaccttggctgtttgtgtcTTGTTTGTGGCTACAAGTGTCTTGTCCCTTTGTGGGCTCATGTCTACAGGGAAGAGagtccaggtgaagcagcgatcTCTGGCAACGTGTGTACAAAAAAACTTGCCGGCCTCAATGAATGGGATTTACCCTCCTTTCCTCAAGCACTGGGAAGCCACTAACAACTTGGGCAAAACTATAGCGGTGGAAGTTCAGTCCACCCCACTGGGGCCCTCTCCTGCCAGTTGTTGTGAGTGTAATTGA